The nucleotide sequence GGTCGTGATTAGATGATCAAACAACTCTCGTTAGGTTTgcagtttaagtttttttttataaaaaatacagtACTATGGTTTCATGAATATTTAGAGATATTTAAGTATTTTGTAATTAGTTCTAagcataaaatatttttttatcattttgagAAAGGAAGAAACACACTTGGGTTTTAATCAtagtttacattattttatGACTTGATGATGCTATACGATCGATCGAGGATGATAAGGTTCGAGGGAGCAAAAAGATCAAATGATTATGATCTATGAGTCACggctttcttgtttcttcaaataaaaacaaaacaatcttaGAACGCGTGCAAGTATTattcatgtatatatttttacgCGTATTGGGTATTCTCTTTCACGATTCACACTCTTAAGTTttattaacaaaagaagaattatACTCATACGAACATCTTTGTACTTATCTATGTATGATTTAACATATGTTTTTCTCTAATTGAAAGTACTCATTCTATAATGTAGTTGAGGATGTTTTCTACAGTAAATACATGTTATTGTAATGTAATACCTTTTTGGGGatgaaattttggatttttgaacGGATGATTGAGAATGGAGATATTCGTTGGGAAAacttttagaatttataggttGGCGGAAACTCACAGAAGATATCTTTGGGACTAGCCGGTGGATATGGATGGACATTGAATTTCGGGAATATGGGGGCGTCGTCTGTAACACTTCTGACCCAAGCTAGGGACAAGGGTAGTCTACATAGGAGGAGGAATTGGAATATGGTGACAAAAGAATTAATGTGACTTGTTATTGACTGAAATTTGAAATGGTAAAAATTAGGATATGGTTGACGTGTGATTGTGTGTTACTTAGGAACGCTTTCTTGAATTGGCTAGCTGTGGTGCTCGCACCTCTATAGATATACTCGATGTGAAAGTAAATTGTCCGACCAAGCGTAGAGGCTTGTGTCTAGGAGCAGGAGGATGGAATTTGGAGTTTAAACAACAAGGTTTTATCTGATTACTTAGTTCTATATTTGGGGATTGTGTAGCCTACAAAGTAAGTGATGATGTTATAAAACATGGTTACGAAAGGATGTTTTGCATGCGTTTTACTACTATTTATGATGGTATCTATACGGACAATCACATTAATACCATTCTCCGGATGAAGTCGCAGGTTGATTGTTATCTTCCTTGGAATCATCCGGATGGGTTTGAAGCGGCCTAAGGAACAGTCTGCAATCCAAGCTTGCTGTTTCGTGAGAAACTTCGATATTGTTATAATGTAACACACAAGAAAGTAGAATTGAATTTTAAGTGCAAacactttaaaataaaactgaaaacattTCTAAGATCAAAATATGGAAAGTTACAACCAACAgagaaccaaaaagaagaaaggaaacgTCCCCATAAGACTTTTtgatctatataatatatatatttaagacaAGAGATTGAAGCTGGATCGCAGTTCGGTTTAAGTTTATACCAGTCAGAACAAGAAAATATACGAGAGGAGACATGCCTTCACTCAATTTAGTCCTTGGCTTTGGCTTCATATTCATCTCGAGGCTGCAAGTATAGATACATCATTCAGTCCAACCAGAGAAacagatgagaaaaaaaaaaaaaaacagagaatgtgATGAATCATCTATTTTACCATGAAAGTTGCAGTTATCATCTTTTGTGCAAACCACCTCCTGTGCATCACGTTTTGAGCTGCCACTGCACCTTGCACTGTTTCAAACCGCAGATACACAAAACCCGCACTGTTCCTGCATTTTAACAGATTCAGAGCACTGTCACAGATCTATAAACATCAAGAACCAAACATGCAAGAATCTTTGATTGAATTACTTACTTGTCTACATAAATATGGCTGACTCTGCCATACCTTGAGCATTCTTCCTTAACGTCTTCTCTAATCTCAAGATCAAACTCCGNACAACcaacaaagaaccaaaaagaagaaaggaaacgTCCCCATAGACTTTtgatctatataaatatattttagacaaGAGATTGAACCTAGATCGCAgttcggtttaggtttataccAGTCAGAACAAGAAAATATACGAAAGGAGACATGCCTTCATTCAATTTGGTCCTTGGCTTTGGCCTCATATTCATGCCGAGGCTGCAATTATAGATAAATCATTCAGTCCAACCggagatgagaaaaagaaaaaaaaaaaacagagaatgtgATGAATCATCTATTTTACCATGAAAGTTGCAGTTATCATCTTTTGTGCAAACCACCTCCTGTGCATCACGTTTTGAGCTGCCACTGCACCTTGCACTGTTTCAAACCGCAGATACACAAAACCCGCACTGTTCCTGCATTTTAACAGATTCAGAGCACTGTCACAGATCTATAAACATCAAGAACCAAACATGCAAGAATCTTTGATTGAATTACTTACTTGTCTACATAAATATGGCTGACTCTGCCATACCTTGAGCATTCTTCCTTAACGTCTTCTCTAATCTCAAGATCAAACTCCGGGTCCGTCTGCAACAATTTAATAGTGCTTTCATGTTAATAATACTGGCAGAAAAGAGCCAGCAACCATCCACTAATACAAGGCTGAGACTTGTTTTCTCACAGCTCTCAAacggaaaaaaaagaagcaagaatTAACCTCGGTTGCAGGATCAAACATGTTCTTAAGTAGGAGACAGTCACTTGGCTGACCAACAGGCTCAGTGACGAAAGAAGGGTTTGCTGCTGTTGGAAGCACTGCCGTTGGGAAACTAGGAATCATGCCTGGTTGATTATAAGCTGTTCCATTTAATGCTGGCACTCCGAGAGAGCCCACAATGCTGTGGACGAATTCCATGTGTTATAGAGAGATACATGCAATTAAAAAATTGTGCACCAAAACAGGCAGAAGAGATGCATACAAGAGAGACATACCTCGCTGCGATACCTGTACGATCCAGTTTCTGCATAAGCAGAGCCCTAGATTGTGCATTTAAAGCCTGAAAAAAGGAGTCATTTAGAAGCCttaaaagagaaggaagagtacAAGGATAAGGTAGCTTACCAGTCCacctccatcatcatcatcaaaatcagCAGATTTTGGAGCAGTATCGTGTGTACCAATATGATCAGACACGGCGGACAcctataataaaatttatccAAATAAAGTATCAATCAATCGATCCATGCAAGTATAAGAGCTCATCATTTGTCCACAATGAGTTCAAAACTCACCTTAATTGTCCTACCAGAAATCTCCAGCTTTCCATTCAACTCAATTTGGGCTGCCTTTGAATGTTCAAGTTGGGCAAACTGTGGAAGGGAAATTAATATCAGTGGGGAATATCGAAGATAAAGGGTaccaactaattaaaaaagcGTGTTCTACTAACCTGAATAAAGCCAAAACCTTTGCACTGCTTAGTTTCAGCGTCAACTGGTAGCTGAACAAGCTCAACAGGACCAAACCTCTCAAAAATctgataaagaaaaggaaacaactCAGAGCATGGACGATATTGGGAAAAATACTTGCCGGTATGTGCATAAGTAATAAAGGCTTTCAAGAAAGACATCAAGACTGTCTAGAAAAAAATGTCACCTGTCTAAGCTCCGGCTCTGACAAGTTGAAATGCAGGTTTCCAACATATAGTTTCCTATCTGCAGGGCCAGTACCACCCGTAGTACTATTAGTTTGCGCCAAATTCTTTTCAGCTTCAGAGGACTTAACCATCACAGGTTGTCCAAGAAATATTTGTTCAGACAGAGCTAAGGCCATTGGAACTGACGTCACCTCATAAAACTCAATATACCTgcagatccaaaaaaaaaaagaagatatactTGACTTCAAGAACACGTAGgacaaaaaatctgaaaaaaacttacaaagcAAGTAGCAAAGAGAActtggaaacaaaaaactttagTGCGGGGATTCAAGCTGAGTCTCATTTGGAGGGTTGGAGGCCTAGAGTAATAGAAATAGTTAGCCCATCAtgataaaaaacaataatcaaactaaaacaGCAATGACTAGATATGCAAGCTCCTCCATCAGCGAATAACCCATACAGAGGACTGGGAACACCAGAGACTAAGATGAAGCATCACACAAAGAATGTGAAATAAGATGTAAAGACTAATGTATTCCTTCCTTCCTGGTAGTGCTTGCAATGGAAAGTAACACAACTGAAATAGGATTCAGGTTTTCTGACATCTACCTTGACCACGCAGAATTGATTAAACAAGTGTGCAAGGTATTgccatcatcctcatcattatCGCATGGCTAGTGCATCTAAGAATACAGAATCGAGTTCTTGAAATTGCAGAGAAAACTGAATATGCAGAATATTACATACCAAGTGCACATACACAACACTAAGctaaaagaaactgaaagaaaTTCATACCCGACTCCTTTTGATCGTCTTGAATTTCTGTCCATGATCAATCGCACATCCCTCACCNNNNNNNNNNNNNNNNNNNNNNNNNNNNNNNNNNNNNNNNNNNNNNNNNNNNNNNNNNNNNNNNNNNNNNNNNNNNNNNNNNNNNNNNNNNNNNNNNNNNNNNNNNNNNNNNNNNNNNNNNNNNNNNNNNNNNNNNNNNNNNNNNNNNNNNNNNNNNNNNNNNNNNNNNNNNNNNNNNNNNNNNNNNNNNNNNNNNNNNNNNNNNNNNNNNNNNNNNNNNNNNNNNNGTGTTCTACTAACCTGAATAAAGCCAAAACCTTTGCACTGCTTAGTTTCAGCGTCAACTGGTAGCTGAACAAGCTCAACAGGACCAAACCTCTCAAAAATctgataaagaaaaggaaacaactCAGAGCATGGACGATATTGGGAAAAATACTTGCCGGTATGTGCATAAGTAATAAAGGCTCTCAAGAAAGACATCAAGACTGTCTAGAAAAAAATGTCACCTGTCTAAGCTCCGGCTCTGACATGTTGAAATGCAGGTTTCCAACATATAGTTTCCTATCTGCAGGGCCAGTACCACCCGTAGTACTATTAGTTTGCGCCAAATTCTTTTCAGCTTCAGAGGACTTAACCATCACAGGTTGTCCAAGAAATATTTGTTCAGACAGAGCTAAGGCCATTGGAACTGACGTCACCTCATAAAACTCAATATACCTgcagatccaaaaaaaaaaagaagatatactTGACTTCAAGAACACGTAGgacaaaaaatctgaaaaaaacttacaaagcAAGTAGCAAAGAGAActtggaaacaaaaaactttagTGCGGGGATTCAAGCTGAGTCTCATTTGGAGGGTTGGAGGCCTAGAGTAATAGAAATAGTTAGCCCATCAtgataaaaaacaataatcaaactaaaacaGCAATGACTAGATATGCAAGCTCCTCCATCAGCGAATAACCCATACAGAGGACTGGGAACACCAGAGACTAAGATGAAGCATCACACAAAGAATGTGAAATAAGATGTAAAGACTAATGTATTCCCTCCTTCCTGGTAGTGCTTGCAATGGAAAGTAACACAACTGAAATAGGATTCAGGTTTTCTGACATCTACCTTGACCACGCAGAATTGATTAAACAAGTGTGCAAGGTATTgccatcatcctcatcattatCGCATGGCTAGTGCATCTAAGAATACAGAATCGAGTTCTTGAAATTGCAGAGAAAACTGAATATGCAGAATATTACATACCAAGTGCACATACACAACACTAAGctaaaagaaactgaaagaaaTTCATACCCGACTCCTTTTGATCGTCTTGAATTTCTGTCCATGATCAATCGCACATCCCTCACCTGAAATAATAAGGAACAGATAACAATAAGAACAGAGACAAAATAGAACCAAAGAGAAGAGATAGCACAAAATCAAAGAGCAAATATAACAGAAATTCGATAAAATCAGCTCTCCGCAGTAAGTGAAAGGGATCTGAGCATCTAGATAAAAAATCACACAACCTATTAAACACTAAGGAACAGTACTAAAGACCATTAAGCGTTTCTATCCAAGCCAACATTAGAAGTCAATAAGGAATAGTACTAAAAGACCAACAACCGTTTCTATCCAAGCCAACATTAGAAGTCAATAAGGCGACGAACAGGGACAAAATGGAACCCAAGAGAAAAGATAGCACGAAATCAAAAAAGCAAAGATAACAGAAATTTGATAAAATCAGCTCTCCACAGTAAGTGAGAGGGATCTGACCTATTAAACACTAAGGAACAGTACTAAAGACCAATAAGCGTTTCTATCCAAGCCAACATTAGAAGTCAATGGAAGCAAACAAGCCATTTAATATACTACTGTTAGAGACAAGAACTACAGATCCCAACCATGGTCAAGGACATTGAAACAGCAATCACTTAAACAGGTACACATTTATAACCCTTCAATTGAGAATTGACAGTCATGGAGCAATGTTAATACCTTTCTACGGCCTAAACAaccagaaagaaaaattaaacaaactaaaaagGAACAAAGTAACTAGCCTTGCCCGCTTTGGAGAAGAACTCATAAACATCTCTCTCAGTAGCTTTAAGAGGCATCTGTTCGTTCATTAAAAAACCAGATAAAATTAGCGCAATCAATTAACTTAACATTGTCGATAATTTCCCCCCTTCCCTCATATAAAACCCAATGTTCAAGCACATACCTGGTATGCAAAAACAGTTCTTTGATCTCTCTCAGGATCTGCTTCAGGCTCCTCTTTCTTGTCCTTGTGTCTCCTGCAATCgtcaaaatcaaatttaaaccGTTCGTAATCGACTAAAGCAGCTCATTGGAGAGCTATACATATTTCCTacacacaatcaaacaaacctgCTTCCTctttccactacttcctccctCCGAGATCTGCTACTGCTCCTTCTctccctcctctctctctccttctccctttctcttctctctcggtCTCGGGTTTTGTCCCTATCACTCCTATCTCTCTCTTTGCTACTTCTCTCACGGACGCTCTCTTTATCTCTCGATCCTTCTCTAACcttatccctctctctctccttgtcTCTGCTGCTCCTATGCCTCTCTTTCTCCCCTCGATCCCTCTTACCGTTCTCTTCGCCGTCTCCACGAGACTTCTTACTCCGTCTGCTACCTCGCTCTTCATCAACGTCTTCTTCGTCATGcctctctcctccttctctctttctgtaGCTCCTCCTCTCGCTCTTCTCGTTCCCACTCTCTTCTATCTTCCTATCCGACACATCTCCTTCCTCAACCGTCTTCTCCAGATACTCGTATTCGTCCAACTCCATTCTCGTCAACGATTCGGCGGATTTCGTAGGGTTAGGGCTTTTGTTATTAGGGTTTCGAATTGGAAGAGGAGCTAACGAGGGAATTGAATTTTTAGTTGTGTTGATTTGTGCCTGTTCGATTCGATTGACGATATCTAGAAGATGGTACAGTTATATAAAATCGTAAATCCAATACAATTGCGAGGTTATAAACGGTACTTCCAACACAAATCAGCGACGTTAATCATACGGGCCCAATTCATTGTAATAAAACCTAAAGGCCCATtaatcttcaaaatattttaattttcgcTTAGTTTGCTTTGGATCAACCACATACCATTGAAGATGATTTATGATCCTTGTTACTAATTTACAAAATGCGAAAATCATGGCAGAAAAGCGAGCTTCATTTTGATGTATTGATAACTTGTGGGTAGTTCCAGAAATTATTCTTCCATGCTTTACAGTTTcttttatagaaagaaaaaaaaaacaaatatgttacaagaaaaaagaaaaaggaaatacgAGTTTTATGAACCATCATAAGTCAGTCAGTCATATGTGGTTTAAAAACTAACCATCCCTTCTCTATCGCCTCTGCCAAATCATCAAAACAACTGCAATCggataaaaaaatcaataatatttgtattttctctATGTCTTGTGGTTTAACTCACCaccttcaccttcttccataTTGATCCGACCTGgtatattaataatatacattCACATGTCAATGTCTCCCCCTACAACCACACATATGACCACTCATTTTGCTGGATTTACAGTTTTGATTACATACCTAACAATGATATCAACGACGGGGCTTCCCCTGATCCATTTGATTTCATGTCCGCACCTACGTTACAATGTCACAGCTGGAAATTAGATCTATATATCCAACTATTCGGCCAATTTCGCTAGAACACAGTTTAGCTTAAGAGCAAGTTATGAGCAGTAGATATAAGAGATATGAAGACTACCTGAATTTTCCATTGATCTTGTGATGTCTGACTTCTTAAATGTAAAACCTATGAAGTTGGTGTCCTTGGACGTCAACATCTGCTCAACCAATCCAAAAGGTAGCACCAAATTGTTTCAGTTTATGGCATACTATCTAAACTCGTTGATACTCTCAATCATAACGAAACAAAATTTGCAAGCTCTATTATGTCCTGAGACATTTCCGCATATGTCAATTTGCAATTAAGACTATATTAAAGGATTAAAGTGGAGTGCGTCACCTTTCTCCAAGGACCAACTTGTGGTGCTTCGGATGGCGACCCTTCAACCTACAAGATGTCCAGAACTTTATGAGGATATTGGACGCTTTGACTTTCTCATTTTAGCAATGAAACCCCAAGgtttaaaacaagttttgggTTCACCAGCTACCCGGTTTCAACAACTGCCTCAAGCTATACAAATCATATAATGACAAGCTTTTTGAGATTCTATCTAACTTACTTCAGGGAACTTCTCAAAATTTTGTGTGTCTAGTTCTCCATCGACAATGGGTTTATAAGCTGCCTCCATGTCATACAGTTTGTCCCATGGGGTGCCTTTAAACCAGGGATGCGACTGAAACatgaacaaaattaattacaaagatGTAAGGGTGAAAGAGAGAATAATGAACCTTAACTTTTACATATCCTTTTCAGTAGTCTCACCCTTATCTCCTCAACACCTCTGGTTCCCAACCTTGAATCAACATCACATAGCAAGCGACAAATCAAATCTCTAGCCTCATCTGATATTTTTGGTTCTTCAGGGAATTTCAAGCATACCCTCCAATTAATTATCTGAGATAAGAAGCACAAGCCATTTAAGCAAGCGTGAACAGTTCTTAtctatagattaaaaaaaaatgcatgacTAACCAGCTATATACACCTACCTTTCGGCATGTTATACGGGGATCATCAGAACAAAATGGGGGATACCCAACTAACATCTCATACAAAATTGCGCCGAGAGACCACCAATCACATTCCATTCCATATCCTTTCTTTAGCAATACTTCTGGAGCCATGTAATCAAGAGTTCCAACGGTTGAATAAGCCTGTAAATATGGTTgtcaaaacacataaaaaaattgattacccAAGATATATTGGAAGTGGTAATTTATCTTTATAGTCTAGCCAAAAAGAGTAACCCATTTAATTCAATTAGAGAAGAAGCATAAATACCAATGCACGGCGATTGCGCTTCCACTGCAGTAACTGCTCTTTAGGCATTTGCCAGGGTGCTTTGTCAGCTTCTGATTTTCCTGACTGGCCCTCTGATTCCTGAGACAACATTTCTTCGTCTTCTAATAGCAGCGAAGAATACTTATCATCTAGTGGCTTACATAAGCCAAAATCTGAAAGCTTCAAATGCCCACTTTTGTCTAGTATCAAATTATCAGGTTTGATGTCCCTACagggaagaaaaaaagcaaactcAAATCAAGAACCAGAGAATATGTGTCTCTAGAAATAACTAGTATACACGGATTTTTTATAGTGCATAGAGATCTCTACAACACCCTTAATCACAAGgcatacaaaaaaatgaatttagaaATGTATTATACCTATGAACATAGTTgtgttgatggatagaatggaTAGCAAGAATGCTCTCGGCAATATAAAAACGAGCAACATCTTCAGAAAGAATGTCTTCTCTCATGAGTAAAGTCATGATGTCACCCCCAGGTAAATACTCCATGATAAGATACAAACATTCAGAATCTTGAAAAGAGTAAAAAAGCTTTACAATGTAACGGCTGTCAACCTCTGCAAGTAAGTTCCTCTCGGACCTGACATGCTCAAcctagagaaagaagaaaacagttAAGGAAACTCATTTATTTCTGCGCAAGCACAAAATTTCCGAAACTGAAGCACCTAGAGATGAAGCCAGTCTAATGATAGGAAAAGGTCAGAAGTTTTTCTCAGCTCCTGTCATGCATCAATCTTACACTTACTACAAGTCTACTACTCTCAAACATCTTACAATTCCACCTTTTACTTAAATAACATAAACAAGGGAGTTTTTGTACCTGTCCACGGCTAAGCATCTcagtttttttcaatttcttcatGGCATAGACCTCAGATGTAGATCTCAAACGGCATAATCTAACCtggtaaaaaaaacatttcaggGATGAAACTCAAACACATTCCTTAACAACCAATTTCTAGGAAAAAAACACGCATAGATCTCTGTTTGAACTAAGCTCGATTTGGAAGGTTGTTTGTTACCTCACCAAAGGCACCTTTGCCAATAACGGTCAAAAgctcaaaatcatcaatccCAATTTTACGTCTCTGAAGCCTCATATACTCAGTTTCACGACGTGCCAAATTCCTCATCATCTCATCTTGTTCCTCAACCGGTAACTGAGCTTCTTGCACTTTCCTCTGAAACTCCCTGCGTCTGTAAAATTCCAATTTtcgaaaaattattaaacaacaaacaaatctcaaGTCAAACCACAAGTCCATCTCTTCGAAACGAAGCAAAGAAGACCAGATCAGATTCAAAACGAGCAAAAAGCAAAATCGGAAATCCCCCAAACCTCTCCATTCGTTCGTGCAAGCCTTGCAAGTAGTTCTTATAATGATTCTCGATGAATTGCTTAGCAGCAGCAGCTTTCTGACGTGTCACTGGCGATGAAACCGCAACATCCGTCTCTGTTTCAAATCCGCGACCAGGCTTCACGCGAACGGTTCCATCTGCGCCGTCCATAATAGCAGAGATCGTAATCCAAGTGTgtgcgaaagagagagagagagagataaaattaGAGAGCCATGGGGGAAGAAGAATTAAAAGGGAGTTATCGAGGAGAGATCTAAGGAGCTGTCACACGGTGTTGGTGAAATCCCAAAGACGCCAGAACGTGGACTATTTACCAGAGATGAACTGGCAGAGCTGTCTcctcttattaatttttttcattattaacaatttttaattagtttttttcttttttttttaggagtaTGGAAGAATATACATGTGCCATCataattattagttatataCAGTATTTTAACTTCATACTATCTTcgaagtaatttttttttgtcctctgACTTTGTGTCAGCGCAACGTTTGGATCTATCTCCTGAGGAAACATTTACGCAATACTAGGGGACACACACGAGATTATTCTTCTCGTTCAACTCATCTTACTGTAGCTTGAAAATTTAATTCATGTATCTTCTCTTTACCAATTTCATCACAAAATTAATCCACCAACAATACTTGAAATAACCAAATAAGTGGCAAAAAAAGAACTCCGTTAGTGTACAGAACCAtagtacatttttaaaaaggaaacacTGTTTCAGAGTTTTTTACCACATAAAAGACTGCTAATAAATAACTcaacgaagaagatgatcctgAAAAGTTTCATGAACCCACATGATTTCAAGGTCTGAGAGCGGCTTTGTGaaccatggtttccttgtggaTTTGGTGGCAACTCTTTTCAACGAGATCTAACAGCTTCTCCAAATTCCCTGCCCACGAGTTAAGAATCTCGTTGCTGTCTTTTGCGATCTGGAAGCACACAATCCCTGATGGTCTGTCTATTTTCGCAATCAGTGCTTTCGACACTACCATCTCCGACAGATGCTTCTCCGCCTCCTGAAATCGCAATTTCCaaccaaaaacatacaattttgtAAAGAGCTCTTAACAAGTAAAAGCATATTTGCTATATAACCAGTGAGCTTATTATATCAATCTACCTCAATGCTCAGGCATAAAAGCGCTGCAATTCTCTTTAAGGTTATCCTTGAGTAATACTTTGAGACAACGAGAATATTCTGCAGAATGTAAACAGATTTTCAGATATTCATAGCTTTAAGCATCAATCAATTGATGTAAACAAGCTTTAAGATATATTGAGAGGCTTACATGTTCGATTATTCTCAGCTTCAGATCTTCACCTGCTTTGTCACCCAAAGAACCTCCAACCGTGCTTTTCTCTTTCTCGAACTCATCCTTGTATTTGTTCCACAGAGATGTCCATTGAATAACCTCCATTGTCACTACCTGTTTTAGAAGCATCCTGCAAAgaattatatcaaacacaaaaagacTTAGAAGTTATAACCTATTTGAGAACAGAAGATTAggtaatgaaaaaaacaaattaatggaGAAGGAAAATATACTTGAAATCAGGGATTTCTGATAAATTCTTGTCTTCCAGAGTTGCATTGAGCAAGCTTGATTGCATTGGGTCATGAGGTGCCAAGACCAAGAACCAGCAGATCTTCCTCAGGACCTAAGGTTTTGAAGATCAAACAAAGTTATCAAACTACCCCTATAGAATGTAAAGTAATTAAACGTCCAATCAATGGCATGAGCTAACCGGAATCCACTGCTCTGGAGTTTCTTTTACAGAAGGGATATCATATATCGCCTTGTAGCTACGGCAGATTTCAAGGTACTCATTGTTATGAGAATAGTACCTACATTAGATGaatttttctttagttaaaaagATTGTCACAGAAATCAATCATGGTACATCAGAATTCAGTGGCAAACATAATGCAATTCATTcacataaaacccaaaaaaaaaaaaagttaaaaaaatttaacacaaCAGGGGAGA is from Camelina sativa cultivar DH55 chromosome 20, Cs, whole genome shotgun sequence and encodes:
- the LOC104769180 gene encoding RNA-binding protein 39 isoform X2, with product MELDEYEYLEKTVEEGDVSDRKIEESGNEKSERRSYRKREGGERHDEEDVDEERGSRRSKKSRGDGEENGKRDRGEKERHRSSRDKERERDKVREGSRDKESVRERSSKERDRSDRDKTRDRERREREKERERRERRSSSRSRREEVVERGSRRHKDKKEEPEADPERDQRTVFAYQMPLKATERDVYEFFSKAGKVRDVRLIMDRNSRRSKGVGYIEFYEVTSVPMALALSEQIFLGQPVMVKSSEAEKNLAQTNSTTGGTGPADRKLYVGNLHFNMSEPELRQIFERFGPVELVQLPVDAETKQCKGFGFIQFAQLEHSKAAQIELNGKLEISGRTIKVSAVSDHIGTHDTAPKSADFDDDDGGGLALNAQSRALLMQKLDRTGIAASIVGSLGVPALNGTAYNQPGMIPSFPTAVLPTAANPSFVTEPVGQPSDCLLLKNMFDPATETDPEFDLEIREDVKEECSRYGRVSHIYVDKNSAGFVYLRFETVQGAVAAQNVMHRRWFAQKMITATFMPRDEYEAKAKD
- the LOC104769180 gene encoding RNA-binding protein 39 isoform X1 — encoded protein: MELDEYEYLEKTVEEGDVSDRKIEESGNEKSERRSYRKREGGERHDEEDVDEERGSRRSKKSRGDGEENGKRDRGEKERHRSSRDKERERDKVREGSRDKESVRERSSKERDRSDRDKTRDRERREREKERERRERRSSSRSRREEVVERGSRRHKDKKEEPEADPERDQRTVFAYQMPLKATERDVYEFFSKAGKVRDVRLIMDRNSRRSKGVGYIEFYEVTSVPMALALSEQIFLGQPVMVKSSEAEKNLAQTNSTTGGTGPADRKLYVGNLHFNMSEPELRQIFERFGPVELVQLPVDAETKQCKGFGFIQFAQLEHSKAAQIELNGKLEISGRTIKVSAVSDHIGTHDTAPKSADFDDDDGGGLALNAQSRALLMQKLDRTGIAASIVGSLGVPALNGTAYNQPGMIPSFPTAVLPTAANPSFVTEPVGQPSDCLLLKNMFDPATETDPEFDLEIREDVKEECSRYGRVSHIYVDKNSAGFVYLRFETVQGAVAAQNVMHRRWFAQKMITATFMPRHEYEAKAKDQIE
- the LOC104769181 gene encoding serine/threonine-protein kinase tricorner, which gives rise to MDGADGTVRVKPGRGFETETDVAVSSPVTRQKAAAAKQFIENHYKNYLQGLHERMERRREFQRKVQEAQLPVEEQDEMMRNLARRETEYMRLQRRKIGIDDFELLTVIGKGAFGEVRLCRLRSTSEVYAMKKLKKTEMLSRGQVEHVRSERNLLAEVDSRYIVKLFYSFQDSECLYLIMEYLPGGDIMTLLMREDILSEDVARFYIAESILAIHSIHQHNYVHRDIKPDNLILDKSGHLKLSDFGLCKPLDDKYSSLLLEDEEMLSQESEGQSGKSEADKAPWQMPKEQLLQWKRNRRALAYSTVGTLDYMAPEVLLKKGYGMECDWWSLGAILYEMLVGYPPFCSDDPRITCRKIINWRVCLKFPEEPKISDEARDLICRLLCDVDSRLGTRGVEEIRSHPWFKGTPWDKLYDMEAAYKPIVDGELDTQNFEKFPEVEGSPSEAPQVGPWRKMLTSKDTNFIGFTFKKSDITRSMENSGADMKSNGSGEAPSLISLLGRINMEEGEGGELNHKT
- the LOC104769182 gene encoding 26S proteasome non-ATPase regulatory subunit 12 homolog A — protein: MGDSGKLEATVDRLLNEEKQMRLAENVAGTRKAATEILQLCFEAKDWKLLNEQILNLSKKRGQLKQAVQSMVQQAMQYIDQTPDIETRVELIKTLNNVSAGKIYVEIERARLTKKLAKIKEDQGQIAEAADLMQEVAVETFGAMAKTEKIAFILEQVRLCLDRQDFVRAQILSRKINPRVFDADTKKDKKKPKEGENMVEEAPADIPTLLELKRIYYELMIRYYSHNNEYLEICRSYKAIYDIPSVKETPEQWIPVLRKICWFLVLAPHDPMQSSLLNATLEDKNLSEIPDFKMLLKQVVTMEVIQWTSLWNKYKDEFEKEKSTVGGSLGDKAGEDLKLRIIEHNILVVSKYYSRITLKRIAALLCLSIEEAEKHLSEMVVSKALIAKIDRPSGIVCFQIAKDSNEILNSWAGNLEKLLDLVEKSCHQIHKETMVHKAALRP